A section of the Candidatus Margulisiibacteriota bacterium genome encodes:
- a CDS encoding prepilin peptidase — protein MEYLIMGVFGLLVGSFLNVCIYRLPRGGSVVFPPSSCVKCGRRLGPLELVPVLSWLLLRGKCAGCGVKISPRYPVVEGLTALLFCLCLWRFGLGIEFGFSIIFVCLLTAAAFIDLDTMELPDSVSLACAVLGLFYGLAVKNSLLFSVYGAAAGFLMMYAIYRIGSLIYRKEAMGGGDVKLSAAAGALLGWQGIVLAVYLAFFSALLFLIPALISGVKKRQDKVPFGPAIAAGACAALLFGSTIWNWYFGML, from the coding sequence ATGGAATACCTGATAATGGGCGTGTTCGGGCTTTTGGTCGGGAGTTTTTTGAACGTATGCATTTACAGGCTGCCCAGGGGCGGATCTGTGGTGTTTCCTCCTTCATCGTGCGTAAAATGCGGCAGGCGCCTTGGTCCTCTGGAGCTGGTTCCGGTCCTTAGCTGGCTGCTGCTGCGCGGAAAGTGCGCCGGGTGCGGAGTTAAGATCTCCCCAAGATATCCGGTGGTAGAGGGCCTGACCGCTTTGCTTTTTTGCCTCTGTCTTTGGAGGTTCGGTTTGGGAATAGAATTTGGGTTCTCTATCATCTTTGTTTGTCTTCTCACCGCGGCTGCCTTTATCGACCTTGATACCATGGAACTGCCTGACTCCGTCAGCCTTGCGTGCGCGGTGCTGGGGTTGTTTTACGGCCTCGCGGTCAAAAACAGCCTTTTGTTCTCTGTTTACGGGGCCGCAGCGGGCTTCCTGATGATGTATGCAATATACCGGATAGGCAGCCTTATCTACAGGAAAGAAGCGATGGGGGGAGGGGACGTAAAACTTTCTGCCGCGGCCGGAGCTTTGCTGGGATGGCAGGGGATCGTCCTTGCCGTCTATCTGGCTTTTTTTTCTGCGCTCCTGTTCCTTATTCCTGCTCTTATTTCGGGCGTCAAAAAAAGACAGGACAAGGTGCCGTTCGGCCCCGCTATTGCGGCGGGAGCCTGCGCGGCCCTGCTGTTTGGAAGTACTATTTGGAATTGGTATTTCGGGATGTTATAA
- a CDS encoding septum formation initiator family protein, giving the protein MKWKKRKPELFFVLLLVLISYFVFVLLRDTRTLSGLERENLLIEKNLDKEKALSKQLRQKAQELSSSACIELAARKKLGLVKKGETPYRVIGLK; this is encoded by the coding sequence ATGAAATGGAAAAAAAGAAAGCCGGAGCTTTTTTTTGTCCTTCTGCTGGTGCTGATCTCCTATTTTGTTTTTGTTCTGCTCAGGGACACGAGAACTCTTTCCGGCCTGGAAAGGGAGAACCTTCTTATAGAAAAGAACCTTGATAAGGAAAAGGCCCTGTCAAAGCAGTTGAGGCAAAAAGCGCAGGAGCTAAGTAGCAGCGCCTGTATCGAGCTGGCAGCGAGAAAGAAACTGGGCTTAGTTAAAAAAGGGGAAACCCCTTACAGGGTCATAGGCTTAAAATGA
- a CDS encoding prepilin-type N-terminal cleavage/methylation domain-containing protein gives MSTKGFSLMEMILVLALVIAGFLPLMLLFSNGVVTSSNTTKASQGLFLAQQTMEQLKNISWSNIINSSEAAGTISGYPSFSRTVAVTEPYVNLKNVVVEVAWHTGALSDSVSLETYFANY, from the coding sequence ATGAGCACAAAAGGCTTTTCTTTGATGGAAATGATTTTGGTGCTGGCATTGGTGATCGCAGGATTCCTCCCGCTGATGCTGCTTTTTTCGAACGGGGTAGTGACAAGCTCCAATACCACAAAGGCATCCCAAGGCCTTTTTCTGGCGCAACAGACTATGGAACAGTTAAAAAATATCTCCTGGTCTAATATCATAAATTCCTCAGAAGCCGCCGGGACCATTAGCGGTTATCCGTCTTTTAGCAGAACCGTAGCCGTAACGGAACCTTATGTAAACCTGAAGAATGTTGTGGTCGAGGTTGCATGGCATACAGGCGCATTGTCTGATTCGGTAAGCCTGGAAACATATTTCGCGAACTATTGA
- a CDS encoding type II secretion system protein GspG, translated as MFKGKKGFTLIELLIVMAVIAVLIGIAIPSFRGMQNEAKRAKAQGDLRVIKLAIEAYNAKHSAYPTALATLESEATVIQKLPSDPFGTTYGYAVDASPANYYAIWSVGPDNTTTACTISTAGVVTVGGDTQIGTTNGTPPNSNWQ; from the coding sequence ATGTTCAAAGGAAAAAAAGGTTTTACTCTTATAGAGCTTTTGATCGTAATGGCAGTGATCGCAGTTCTTATAGGTATAGCTATACCCAGTTTCAGGGGAATGCAGAACGAAGCCAAGAGAGCAAAAGCCCAGGGTGATCTCAGGGTCATCAAGCTGGCAATAGAGGCTTATAACGCCAAGCACAGCGCTTATCCGACGGCCTTGGCAACCCTAGAGTCAGAAGCAACCGTTATCCAAAAACTTCCGTCCGATCCGTTCGGAACTACTTACGGATACGCGGTTGACGCATCGCCGGCCAACTACTACGCGATTTGGTCAGTGGGTCCGGACAACACAACCACCGCCTGCACCATCAGCACGGCAGGGGTTGTTACGGTAGGAGGAGATACCCAGATAGGGACTACCAACGGTACGCCTCCAAACAGCAACTGGCAATAA
- a CDS encoding O-antigen ligase family protein encodes MPHKHSKHIALAIELLFFALLFCAPLFFDRSIGIVFSLSKATLIRSFTAVILALWATRLLLDNGGRFTRTLSDIPALTYFLACTAATLLSINVYVSFFGSYGRYEGLITIGNYVVLFFLASNLVNAEGMLKKLIVCAVSSGALMSVYGMIQRMGLDPFVWGGVITNERVISTIGQPNFLAAYLDMSFMLGMGILLFAQRRHAPFFKEENVPLKKAGKNQKRKKPALIINWEEILFQARIFLSFPAALLLFVYMIFSVDGITAPVMWVLAFACVFSLLIYFVFRSPELDSRLLKAAVAFSMVLAFISVLFTQSRGGLLGLLCGGILVLVFAGRQLLFSKWKELSVISAVMLIVLVSMFTFSRFSPMNRIRQEVSLSAAEGGPSRIEFRSAAGSRLETWKSAFAVMAERPVLGLGPEVIKMMFPQYETSQFRFKEGFHVKQDRCHNEILDTAITKGMLSLFIYAWFLGGVFYAGLKKLEQRDETSLLVGACLAAILSYIVQNQFSFGVVAIGSLFWVLLGAVAGVSSGNPRNLDIKIKDSALKTVLLLSIWAVAVFLALASFIPYIADYHFKAAKIISGSDYQRAVREHQKSIALSPFEGGYYTNYGITILNTAGGSGDPEAMKEAIAVLERGSRVDPYNADNFYMMGRARLFLAQTGQKEQAEIAKNLSRRALKVDPYYAEAFQNLAVLAQIEGKEEEAMGFLEKAFEANPTMEDVSKAVSSYYLKKGDVKGLLAVYDRLLSLNPDNASMLTLAGNIHLRAGDNARAAELFNTALAKDPSFVQALVGKAEVLFRTGRSQESLSVLQSGLMIDPSNPVLHTGLGDYYLKAGDRNRAIEEFEQALYLDGNSQYARQMLDRLK; translated from the coding sequence ATGCCCCATAAACATTCAAAGCACATCGCGTTGGCCATAGAACTCCTGTTCTTTGCACTGCTTTTTTGCGCTCCGCTCTTCTTTGACAGGAGCATCGGCATAGTCTTTTCCCTGAGCAAGGCCACTTTGATCCGCTCCTTTACGGCCGTAATTCTTGCTTTGTGGGCCACCAGGCTGTTGCTTGACAACGGCGGAAGGTTCACAAGGACCTTAAGCGATATCCCGGCGCTTACATATTTCCTTGCCTGCACAGCGGCTACGCTGCTTTCCATTAATGTCTATGTCAGTTTTTTCGGGTCCTATGGCAGGTATGAAGGCCTTATAACCATAGGAAATTATGTAGTGCTGTTTTTCCTGGCGTCAAATCTGGTTAATGCCGAGGGAATGCTCAAAAAACTGATCGTGTGCGCCGTGTCATCGGGAGCCCTCATGTCGGTTTACGGCATGATACAGAGGATGGGGCTGGACCCCTTTGTCTGGGGCGGAGTAATTACCAATGAAAGGGTTATCTCGACCATAGGCCAACCCAACTTTCTTGCGGCTTACCTTGACATGTCATTTATGCTGGGGATGGGCATACTCCTTTTTGCGCAGCGCCGGCATGCTCCGTTCTTTAAAGAAGAGAATGTCCCCTTAAAGAAAGCAGGCAAGAACCAAAAGCGCAAAAAACCGGCGCTTATAATAAACTGGGAAGAGATCCTGTTCCAGGCAAGGATATTCCTTTCTTTTCCGGCGGCGCTGCTCCTGTTCGTCTACATGATCTTTAGTGTTGACGGGATCACGGCTCCGGTCATGTGGGTGTTGGCCTTTGCCTGCGTGTTCAGTCTTCTTATCTATTTCGTTTTTAGGAGCCCTGAGCTTGACAGCAGGCTCCTTAAGGCGGCTGTCGCCTTTTCGATGGTGCTAGCCTTTATCTCGGTGCTGTTCACCCAAAGCAGGGGCGGGCTTCTGGGGCTTTTGTGCGGAGGTATTCTTGTCCTGGTATTTGCGGGCAGGCAGCTGCTTTTTTCCAAATGGAAGGAACTTTCAGTAATATCTGCAGTGATGCTGATCGTGCTTGTCTCAATGTTCACCTTTTCCAGGTTCTCTCCGATGAACAGGATAAGGCAGGAGGTAAGCCTGAGCGCGGCAGAGGGAGGCCCTTCAAGAATAGAGTTCAGGTCTGCCGCGGGTTCCAGGCTGGAGACTTGGAAGAGCGCGTTTGCCGTAATGGCGGAGCGGCCCGTCCTTGGGCTCGGGCCTGAGGTCATAAAGATGATGTTCCCGCAATACGAGACCTCTCAGTTCAGGTTCAAGGAAGGCTTTCATGTGAAGCAGGACCGTTGCCATAACGAGATCCTTGATACAGCCATAACAAAAGGGATGCTTTCTCTTTTCATATATGCCTGGTTCCTGGGGGGCGTCTTTTATGCAGGCTTAAAAAAACTGGAACAAAGGGATGAGACATCCCTTCTGGTCGGCGCCTGCCTGGCTGCTATCCTCTCTTATATAGTGCAGAACCAGTTCAGCTTCGGCGTTGTTGCCATTGGCTCGCTTTTTTGGGTGCTCCTTGGCGCGGTAGCCGGTGTTTCTTCCGGAAATCCCCGCAATTTGGATATTAAGATAAAAGACAGCGCTCTTAAAACAGTTCTTCTGCTGTCTATCTGGGCCGTTGCGGTCTTTCTTGCGCTGGCTTCGTTCATTCCTTATATAGCGGACTATCATTTTAAAGCCGCAAAGATAATTTCGGGGTCCGATTATCAAAGAGCCGTAAGGGAGCACCAAAAGTCCATAGCGCTTTCTCCCTTTGAAGGCGGCTATTACACCAATTATGGGATAACCATACTGAACACGGCAGGAGGCTCCGGAGATCCTGAGGCGATGAAAGAGGCCATAGCAGTGCTGGAAAGAGGTTCGAGAGTGGACCCTTACAATGCAGACAACTTTTATATGATGGGAAGGGCGCGGCTTTTCCTGGCTCAAACCGGACAAAAGGAACAGGCAGAAATAGCAAAAAACCTGAGCCGCAGGGCTTTGAAAGTAGACCCTTACTATGCAGAGGCTTTCCAGAACCTAGCGGTCCTTGCCCAGATAGAGGGGAAAGAGGAAGAGGCGATGGGGTTCCTTGAAAAAGCTTTTGAGGCCAATCCGACCATGGAAGATGTAAGCAAGGCGGTCAGCTCTTATTATCTAAAGAAGGGCGATGTTAAAGGGCTTCTGGCTGTTTATGACAGGCTTCTTAGTCTTAATCCCGATAATGCGTCTATGCTTACCCTTGCAGGAAATATCCACTTGAGGGCCGGGGACAATGCCAGGGCAGCTGAATTGTTCAATACGGCGCTGGCAAAGGATCCGTCATTCGTACAGGCGCTTGTGGGAAAGGCCGAAGTTTTGTTCCGGACAGGCAGGAGCCAGGAATCCCTTTCTGTGCTGCAGAGCGGCCTTATGATAGACCCTTCGAATCCGGTCCTTCATACAGGGCTGGGGGATTACTACCTTAAAGCAGGGGACAGAAACAGGGCCATAGAGGAATTTGAACAGGCGCTTTATCTGGACGGCAACAGCCAGTATGCCCGTCAGATGCTTGACAGACTGAAATGA
- a CDS encoding response regulator produces MFKPLILMVDDEKDFADMIVNKIRLSGKYDAKAVYRAKDAFLEIEKNKWFLDIPKNRIACILLDIKMPEMDGMQFLEKLWEIRKEEYEKSSSELNLDKMKSFIPVIILSAWEDDEKWKRTPRKLAYLRKPVKEEELFATLDRIIIGGEQEIEKMKIEVHDKGKERGFLK; encoded by the coding sequence ATGTTTAAGCCCTTGATACTGATGGTTGATGATGAAAAAGACTTTGCGGACATGATCGTTAATAAGATCAGGTTGTCAGGAAAGTATGATGCAAAAGCAGTATATAGGGCAAAAGACGCGTTTCTTGAGATTGAAAAGAATAAATGGTTTTTGGATATTCCCAAAAACCGAATAGCATGTATTCTTCTTGATATTAAAATGCCGGAAATGGATGGCATGCAATTTTTGGAAAAACTATGGGAGATAAGGAAAGAAGAATATGAAAAGAGCAGTTCAGAATTGAATCTGGATAAGATGAAGTCTTTCATCCCTGTCATAATCCTAAGCGCCTGGGAAGATGATGAGAAGTGGAAGAGAACACCCCGTAAGCTCGCTTATCTAAGAAAGCCTGTTAAAGAAGAAGAATTATTTGCAACTCTCGATAGAATAATTATCGGTGGTGAGCAGGAAATAGAAAAGATGAAGATCGAAGTCCATGATAAGGGCAAAGAACGGGGCTTTTTGAAATAG
- the gspE gene encoding type II secretion system ATPase GspE translates to MPAERKSLGEILVEKKVISAHQLEQAQKEALKTGETLRKALVRLNLVKEQDIISFFEQQLNIPYIDLANYIIDPKILSLVPEEFAKERQIIPLFKTGNIVTVAMVDPLNVMVLDEVRAKTGCIVEPVVAGESEIKKALNQYFGVGTSIDDVVKTISSEKLEIQKTSSEEEISPEEMRLAAEKAPIVKLVNLIVMEAIRGGASDIHIEPEEKFLRVRYRVDGIMHEASQLPKNLQAAVLSRIKIMSDMNIAVKRSPQDGRFRINIEKNLVDLRVSSFPTIHGENIVLRILDPGSVLIGLEDLGFYPENLEQFKSLIDKPYGIILVTGPTGSGKTTTLYSALSTINSPDKNIITLEDPVEYQLQMIRQAQINVKAGLTFASGLRSILRQDPDVIMVGEIRDMETAEISIQSALTGHLVFSTLHTNDAPGALTRLVDMGVEPFLVSSSAIGILAQRLVRTICPDCKEKIAPSPKLLSELGLSKSGAAFYKGKGCKSCNNTGYKKRVGIYELLLIDEKIRELILQKASADTIRKAAQAAGMKSLREDGLRKVLDGKTTLEEVARVTRID, encoded by the coding sequence ATGCCGGCAGAAAGAAAATCCCTCGGGGAGATACTGGTAGAAAAAAAGGTGATCAGCGCCCATCAGCTGGAGCAGGCACAGAAAGAGGCGCTGAAAACCGGAGAGACCCTCAGAAAGGCACTGGTCAGGCTTAATCTTGTAAAAGAACAGGACATAATATCCTTTTTTGAGCAGCAGTTGAACATACCCTACATTGATCTGGCCAACTACATAATAGACCCCAAGATCCTGTCCCTGGTCCCGGAGGAGTTCGCCAAAGAAAGGCAGATAATACCTTTATTTAAGACCGGAAATATTGTCACCGTAGCCATGGTGGACCCTCTCAATGTCATGGTGCTGGACGAGGTCCGGGCAAAAACAGGGTGCATCGTCGAGCCCGTAGTGGCGGGTGAATCCGAGATCAAAAAAGCGCTTAACCAGTATTTTGGCGTGGGCACCTCGATAGACGACGTCGTAAAAACCATAAGCTCCGAAAAACTGGAGATACAAAAGACTTCTTCGGAAGAAGAGATATCCCCGGAAGAAATGAGGCTGGCCGCGGAAAAGGCACCCATAGTTAAACTGGTGAACCTCATCGTGATGGAAGCGATCAGGGGCGGGGCCTCCGACATCCACATAGAACCGGAAGAAAAATTCCTGAGGGTAAGATACAGGGTGGACGGCATAATGCACGAGGCCTCGCAGCTGCCAAAGAACCTGCAGGCCGCCGTTCTTTCCAGGATCAAGATCATGTCCGACATGAACATAGCGGTAAAAAGGAGCCCTCAGGACGGAAGGTTCAGGATCAATATAGAAAAGAACCTCGTGGACCTGCGCGTATCATCTTTCCCTACCATTCACGGGGAGAACATCGTTTTAAGGATACTGGACCCGGGAAGCGTGCTTATCGGACTGGAGGACCTGGGGTTTTATCCCGAAAATCTGGAGCAGTTCAAAAGCCTGATAGACAAGCCCTACGGCATCATACTCGTTACCGGACCGACCGGCTCGGGAAAAACCACCACCCTTTACTCAGCCCTGTCCACGATAAACTCCCCTGACAAGAACATCATCACTCTTGAAGACCCAGTCGAGTATCAGCTCCAGATGATCAGACAGGCACAGATCAATGTCAAGGCGGGACTTACCTTTGCCTCGGGCCTTCGGTCCATATTAAGACAGGACCCGGATGTGATAATGGTCGGAGAGATCAGGGACATGGAAACGGCCGAGATATCCATCCAGTCGGCGCTTACGGGGCATCTGGTCTTTTCAACGCTCCACACGAACGACGCTCCGGGAGCTCTGACCAGGCTGGTGGACATGGGGGTAGAGCCTTTCCTTGTTTCCTCTTCTGCTATCGGCATACTGGCGCAGAGGCTGGTACGGACCATCTGCCCGGACTGCAAAGAAAAGATCGCTCCCAGTCCCAAATTGCTCTCGGAACTCGGGCTTTCCAAGTCCGGCGCGGCCTTTTACAAAGGCAAAGGCTGCAAGAGCTGCAATAATACAGGTTACAAGAAACGCGTGGGGATCTATGAACTTCTGCTTATAGACGAAAAAATAAGAGAACTGATACTTCAAAAAGCTTCGGCGGACACCATCAGAAAAGCGGCCCAGGCGGCCGGCATGAAGTCCCTGAGGGAGGACGGACTCCGCAAAGTGCTTGACGGAAAGACCACTCTGGAAGAAGTCGCCAGAGTCACCAGAATAGATTAA
- a CDS encoding type IV pilus twitching motility protein PilT: MEIDSILRECIEKAASDLLIIADSPLMIRRGGKLSPLEERPLSAEESKNLIYSLLTKDQQTRFEKEKELDSSYHLQGVSRFRVNAHYQRGSVAASLRTIPEQIPSLESLRLPAAATDFIKEPRGLVLVTGATGSGKSTTQAAMIDVINHSRSCHIITIEDPIEFIHNNDRSVIEQREVGFDTDSFTNALNRVLRQNPDVILIGEMRELDTISTAVTAAETGHLVISTLHTNDAVQTIDRIVDVFPPHQQNQIRIQLSMTLQGVICQQLIPRSDGMGLVVAAEVLKVNPAVRNIIRKGSTQEIYSMMEIGVKQGMQTMDMALRDLYRDGLIKYEDAIARAINQDNLEKMLAKQ; encoded by the coding sequence ATGGAGATAGACTCTATACTCAGGGAATGTATAGAAAAGGCGGCATCGGACCTTTTAATAATAGCTGACTCGCCCTTGATGATCAGACGCGGAGGAAAGCTATCCCCCCTCGAGGAAAGGCCTCTGTCCGCTGAAGAAAGCAAAAATCTCATCTATTCTCTTCTTACCAAAGACCAGCAAACCCGCTTTGAAAAAGAAAAGGAGCTTGACAGCTCCTATCATCTCCAGGGGGTTTCCCGCTTCAGGGTCAATGCGCACTATCAAAGAGGCAGCGTAGCGGCTTCGCTGCGCACCATCCCGGAACAGATCCCCTCTCTCGAAAGCCTTCGCCTGCCTGCCGCAGCCACTGATTTTATAAAAGAGCCTAGAGGTCTTGTGCTGGTTACAGGAGCTACCGGTTCAGGAAAAAGCACCACTCAGGCCGCGATGATAGATGTGATAAACCACAGCCGGAGCTGCCATATTATCACAATAGAGGACCCCATCGAGTTCATCCACAACAACGACAGGAGTGTCATAGAACAGAGGGAAGTCGGATTTGATACGGATTCGTTCACGAACGCTCTCAACCGGGTCCTTAGGCAGAACCCTGATGTCATCCTTATCGGGGAAATGAGGGAACTGGACACTATTTCTACCGCGGTCACGGCTGCAGAGACCGGACATCTTGTCATCTCAACCCTTCACACTAACGACGCGGTTCAGACCATAGACAGGATCGTCGATGTGTTCCCCCCCCACCAGCAGAACCAGATCAGGATCCAGCTCTCTATGACTCTCCAAGGGGTTATCTGTCAGCAGTTAATACCCAGATCCGACGGCATGGGGCTTGTCGTGGCCGCGGAAGTGCTAAAAGTGAACCCTGCTGTCAGGAACATCATACGCAAGGGCTCTACCCAGGAGATATACTCGATGATGGAGATAGGGGTAAAACAGGGCATGCAGACCATGGATATGGCATTGAGAGACCTTTACCGGGACGGGCTCATTAAATACGAGGATGCTATAGCAAGGGCGATAAACCAGGACAATTTGGAAAAAATGCTTGCAAAGCAATAG
- a CDS encoding type II secretion system F family protein, with amino-acid sequence MPQFTYKALDSSGKKVNGAFEAISSDAVFDRLSSSGHTVISISEKKDALNLKAVDDFLMDLTKVKIEELVMFSLQLSNMLGAGISLPIALTTIEKQTQNPKLKAATKKIAENINQGKTLSESLAQHKGIFSNLFINMIAAGEAGGNLDEILTRISSFIEHEAALKQKISSAMMYPMILMFAGILVVSFVVTTVIPPFVKIFADSGMPLPLPTLMLYSLNLLIRAFWLPAAALLLALWVALKWWSKTPKGKMMIDSLKLRLPLWGDLLRKVEIARLTKTLSALLSSGIPLIQALEVTEKTVELAPMAESIKNVGGSVGKGENISKPLESSRQFPPMVVHMVAVGEETGTLEVMLGKISDFYDLSTEITIKKVTSLLEPIFLVVIGGLVGLIFASILLPIFGMVKTLRR; translated from the coding sequence ATGCCCCAATTCACCTACAAGGCGCTGGACAGCTCGGGAAAAAAGGTTAACGGCGCTTTTGAGGCCATAAGCTCCGATGCAGTGTTTGACAGGCTTTCTTCCTCAGGCCATACGGTCATATCAATATCGGAAAAAAAGGACGCTCTTAATCTCAAGGCGGTCGACGATTTTTTGATGGACCTTACAAAGGTCAAGATAGAAGAGCTGGTAATGTTCTCCCTGCAGTTGTCCAACATGCTGGGCGCCGGCATTTCACTTCCCATTGCCCTTACCACGATAGAAAAACAGACACAAAACCCCAAACTCAAAGCTGCAACAAAAAAGATCGCCGAGAACATAAATCAGGGAAAAACTTTGTCCGAATCCCTTGCCCAGCACAAAGGCATTTTTTCCAACCTTTTCATAAACATGATCGCGGCCGGGGAAGCAGGCGGCAACCTGGACGAAATACTTACCAGGATCTCGTCGTTCATAGAGCACGAAGCCGCGCTCAAACAAAAAATATCTTCGGCCATGATGTACCCTATGATACTGATGTTTGCCGGGATCCTTGTCGTAAGTTTTGTCGTAACGACCGTTATCCCGCCCTTTGTCAAGATCTTTGCCGATTCAGGAATGCCTCTGCCTCTTCCCACGCTTATGCTCTACAGCCTCAATCTCCTGATCAGGGCGTTCTGGCTGCCGGCAGCCGCTCTGCTGCTTGCTTTGTGGGTCGCCCTTAAATGGTGGAGCAAGACCCCTAAGGGAAAAATGATGATAGACTCGCTAAAATTGAGGCTCCCCCTCTGGGGTGACCTTTTAAGAAAAGTTGAGATCGCGCGTCTTACAAAAACACTCTCCGCGCTTTTATCCAGCGGCATACCTCTCATCCAGGCGCTTGAAGTAACGGAAAAAACTGTAGAGCTTGCTCCAATGGCTGAATCCATAAAGAACGTGGGAGGCTCCGTCGGCAAGGGCGAGAACATCAGTAAGCCGCTGGAATCAAGCCGGCAGTTCCCTCCAATGGTGGTACATATGGTAGCTGTCGGGGAAGAAACCGGCACTCTTGAAGTTATGCTCGGCAAGATAAGCGACTTTTATGATCTTTCCACTGAAATTACCATAAAAAAAGTGACCTCTTTGCTGGAACCGATCTTCCTTGTGGTCATCGGCGGCCTTGTCGGTCTTATCTTCGCGTCAATACTGCTGCCGATATTCGGAATGGTTAAAACGCTCCGCCGCTGA
- a CDS encoding prepilin-type N-terminal cleavage/methylation domain-containing protein, whose translation MRRTSGFTVIELLIVIAIMSVLISIGVVNFASLNAEARDAKAKSDLRVLKLAIENFSSSRMRYPLALYELEDGPALKKLPKDPFSENEDYGYFISRGYFAVWSVGFNGKSGVVSISYGGLVSDTDEDDIGLTNGACPNKFWE comes from the coding sequence ATGAGAAGAACCTCCGGCTTTACCGTTATCGAACTGCTCATCGTGATAGCGATAATGTCGGTCCTTATAAGCATAGGAGTGGTCAATTTTGCTTCTCTGAACGCCGAGGCCCGGGATGCAAAAGCCAAAAGCGACCTCAGGGTCCTCAAGCTTGCGATAGAGAATTTCTCTTCTTCCCGCATGAGATATCCTTTAGCCCTTTACGAACTGGAAGACGGACCTGCGCTGAAAAAACTGCCTAAAGATCCTTTTTCTGAGAACGAAGATTACGGTTATTTTATCAGCCGAGGTTATTTCGCGGTCTGGTCTGTCGGTTTTAACGGAAAAAGCGGCGTTGTATCCATTAGCTATGGCGGGCTGGTTAGTGATACTGACGAGGATGATATAGGACTTACCAACGGGGCCTGTCCGAACAAGTTCTGGGAATGA